AATAATTCCCGAAATAACCATTATTGGTCTCGTCAACACAGCCTCCAGCCTATGTTTTGCGAACAGGCCGGATGCTTAGTTATTAGCGTTCCTGTTTTTTTCAGATTCAATTACAGCTATAAGATCTTTTATATTTTCTGGTAGGTTTACTGTTGAAATTTCCCAAAGCATTTCATAATCTATTCCAAAATATTCATGAGAAATCAGATTCCTAAGGCCATACATTTTCTTCCAGGGTACTTTTGGATATTTCGTTCTTATAGTTTCAGGAATGCTTATTGATGCTTCTCCGATAATTTCAAAGTTTCTAACAACCGCATCAACAACCATATAGTTTTTCTTGAAATCATCAAAGCTCTTATTATCAATATATTCTTGAATCCTTTGCATAGATTTAAGAATGTCTTCTAAGTATAAGTTATATTGACGTTTTATCGGTGTCATATATATCTTACTTGATTTAAAATTGAATCCTTAAGTTGTGATTTAAGAGCTTTGATTGAAACGAGGTCGACTTTTGTTTTAAGTTCCCTTTCAAGAAGTTCTTGTAAATCGAAAAACTCCCAGCCGAGTGGTTTCTTGAAGTCTACAAGAATGTCAATATCAGAGTTTTCTTTTTGTTCATGCCTTGCAAATGATCCAAAATATCCAATTCTGTCTACAAAATATTTGTCAGCAAGCATTGGTTTAAGATTTCTCAAAATGTTTTCTATATCTTCTGGATTCATCATAAAACAAATATACTAAATTCTTTTAGGATTT
The sequence above is drawn from the Bacteroidota bacterium genome and encodes:
- a CDS encoding DUF86 domain-containing protein; this encodes MTPIKRQYNLYLEDILKSMQRIQEYIDNKSFDDFKKNYMVVDAVVRNFEIIGEASISIPETIRTKYPKVPWKKMYGLRNLISHEYFGIDYEMLWEISTVNLPENIKDLIAVIESEKNRNANN
- a CDS encoding nucleotidyltransferase family protein, whose product is MNPEDIENILRNLKPMLADKYFVDRIGYFGSFARHEQKENSDIDILVDFKKPLGWEFFDLQELLERELKTKVDLVSIKALKSQLKDSILNQVRYI